In one Bryobacteraceae bacterium genomic region, the following are encoded:
- a CDS encoding PQQ-dependent sugar dehydrogenase — MSTLSQRRLAALLFAAATAFGQEPAVRLTRVAGGFTAVVDIQSARDGSGRLFLAQQNGVIRVIENGAARAEPFLDISSRTLRNGECGLLGIAFPPGFAGKGHFYVDYTDRTCQNSIVARYRLVDNNTADPGSEEVLLRQAQPFRNHNGGQLQFGPDGFLYVGFGDGGSAGDPGDRAQDRQSLLGKLLRIDPETPAGGAAYAIPVSNPFAGNPAYRPEIWALGLRNPWRFSFDRETGDLWIGDVGQDRAEEVNYHPAAAAAGENFGWRLMEGLQCFNPRTNCDRTGLTPPVHEYTRERGDVSITGGYVYRGRRSPELLGAYIYADYATGRMWAMRREGTGFVNRPLHEAGFQVSTFGQDEAGEIYVSNFGGGVVYRIETLSAPESPRISSGGVVNAASFEPGIVAGSLFTVFGTGFTNGPGVTAARGLPLPTSLGGVAVAIDGRAAPLVAVANVDGREQINAQAPFDLTGSDLNVTVTRDGVASAAAAVRRLDAQPAIFGGIGGAIVVHSEGNELVSTARPLRREEFAYFYASGLGPVENAPAAGAGGPSDPLARVRGAVIVTIDGVPCEVSYVGLAPGFAGVYQVNVRVAGGVGTGLKDLTIAVGGVPSAAVKVPVE; from the coding sequence ATGAGTACCTTATCACAGCGCCGGTTGGCGGCATTGCTGTTCGCGGCGGCGACGGCGTTTGGGCAGGAGCCGGCGGTGCGGCTGACCCGGGTGGCGGGCGGCTTCACGGCCGTCGTGGATATTCAGAGCGCCCGGGACGGATCCGGCCGGCTGTTCCTGGCGCAGCAGAACGGCGTGATTCGGGTAATCGAGAACGGCGCGGCGCGGGCGGAGCCGTTCCTCGACATATCGTCGCGAACGCTGCGAAACGGCGAGTGCGGGCTGCTCGGGATCGCGTTCCCGCCGGGTTTCGCCGGGAAGGGGCATTTCTACGTCGACTACACGGATCGGACGTGCCAAAACTCGATTGTGGCGCGGTACCGGCTGGTCGACAATAATACCGCCGATCCGGGGTCGGAAGAAGTGCTGCTGCGGCAGGCGCAGCCGTTTCGGAATCACAACGGCGGGCAATTGCAGTTCGGTCCGGACGGGTTTCTATATGTGGGCTTCGGCGACGGCGGCAGCGCGGGCGATCCGGGGGACCGGGCGCAGGATCGGCAGTCGCTTTTGGGAAAGCTGCTGCGGATCGATCCTGAGACGCCGGCCGGCGGCGCGGCGTACGCGATACCCGTATCGAATCCGTTCGCGGGAAATCCCGCCTATCGGCCGGAAATCTGGGCGCTGGGGCTGCGGAATCCGTGGCGGTTTTCGTTCGACCGTGAGACGGGGGACCTTTGGATCGGCGACGTGGGGCAGGACCGGGCCGAGGAGGTGAACTATCATCCCGCGGCGGCGGCCGCCGGCGAGAACTTCGGGTGGCGCCTGATGGAGGGACTTCAGTGCTTCAATCCGCGGACCAACTGCGACCGCACGGGGCTGACGCCTCCGGTCCACGAGTACACGCGCGAGCGGGGCGACGTATCGATTACGGGCGGGTACGTGTATCGCGGGCGGCGGTCTCCGGAGTTGCTGGGCGCGTACATCTACGCCGACTACGCGACAGGGCGAATGTGGGCGATGCGGCGCGAGGGGACCGGGTTCGTGAACCGGCCGCTGCACGAGGCCGGGTTCCAGGTGTCGACTTTCGGGCAGGACGAGGCCGGCGAGATATACGTTTCGAACTTCGGCGGGGGCGTCGTGTACCGGATCGAGACGCTTTCGGCGCCGGAGTCTCCGCGGATTTCCTCGGGTGGCGTGGTGAATGCGGCGAGCTTCGAGCCGGGGATCGTGGCGGGGTCTCTGTTTACGGTTTTCGGGACGGGATTCACGAACGGGCCGGGAGTGACGGCGGCGCGCGGGCTGCCGCTTCCAACGTCGCTCGGCGGGGTGGCGGTGGCGATCGACGGGCGGGCCGCGCCGTTGGTGGCGGTGGCGAATGTGGACGGACGGGAGCAGATCAACGCGCAGGCGCCGTTCGACCTGACGGGATCCGACTTGAACGTGACTGTGACGCGCGACGGCGTGGCGAGCGCGGCGGCGGCGGTGCGGCGGCTGGACGCGCAGCCGGCGATATTCGGTGGGATCGGCGGCGCGATCGTGGTGCACTCGGAAGGGAACGAACTGGTCTCGACGGCGCGGCCGCTGCGGCGGGAGGAATTCGCGTATTTCTACGCGTCGGGACTGGGACCGGTGGAGAATGCTCCGGCGGCGGGAGCGGGCGGGCCGTCCGATCCGCTGGCGCGCGTTCGCGGGGCGGTGATTGTGACGATCGACGGCGTTCCGTGCGAGGTGTCGTACGTGGGACTTGCGCCGGGCTTCGCGGGCGTCTACCAGGTGAACGTGCGAGTGGCGGGCGGCGTCGGGACGGGGCTCAAGGATCTGACGATCGCGGTGGGCG